The Dendropsophus ebraccatus isolate aDenEbr1 chromosome 2, aDenEbr1.pat, whole genome shotgun sequence DNA segment gtgtggttttgcagttcagttccgtTGAAATGAATTTAGCTAAACTTTAATACtaaacacaacctgagaacaggtggggctgtttttggaagtagctgtgtttttcctaGTTTTGGATTACCTCGTGGTGAGCTGGGCACATACGTGTCAAATGAGGATATGTATAAAGAATCCTTAAATGGGAGTTAAGAGTTAAAATTTTGTCCACTTTTGTGCAATAATTTCTTGGGTTACACTGAATTGTCATAATGTAACCTAAAGGGGCCACAATATCATTGTTCATTTATTACTTTAACATTTTTGTTACCAAAATTATCTTCTTTGGTGATATATTGTTCCTTGCCTTCCCAATAGTTGCACAAACTATAAGCAGTGGGATTGTAAGAGCACTGAATCATGAGAGCACTGTCAGCCAGTGAGCAGCTCATCCTTTGGTTCACATgctgcagaccatgctcctcctcaTTCCCATACTTGCTTGTCGTTTCTGGCTGTGCCTGTAGATTACGCACTTACAAACCCTCTCTTCTTTTTAAGGACCAGTTCACGcacccacacctgtcctcagcaGCTCCACAGCTACCTGCACAAAAGAGATGAGAAGACCCAAGAGGGCAGCACTttattattggtggctgaagaagttggatacagccctaaaactgcctggaaaatatggatacagccataggctgtatccattttttctggGACTCCCTAGAGCTACATACAACTTTTTCAGCTATcggtaataaaatgctgcacaCTAGAGTTCAGATGAACCCGAGCGTacacaaggtttgctcatctctactagagaaTAAAGTTCCTACTTAGCTAGTATTTCTGTGAAGGTGTTTCTAATTCAGTACATGTCCCTAGCTTGCCTCATTGATGCAAATTATCTGTGGTCTTGTATTACATAGTATCTCCTGTGTCTGAACTTGGTTTGTTTCTGGCCACAAACCTGCACTGCCTTCCTTCTTCTGTTTGTCCTTCTTTGAGTATAAAAGTACTTCACCAGTCCAGATCTTAGCTTACAAACTATTACCCTGCCTTACCTTGTCATTTCATTGGACCCAAGGTTAGCCTTCACCTATAATGAGATCATTTCTAGAAGTAAATGACTTGGTTGCCCTCCTGCTGCAAAATACGGACCCTTGTCCAAAGGTTAAAGGGTAAAACTGTGTGACCACTTAACTTGCACCTAAAGTCAACCTCTTTAGGTGCCACAGTGGTTCCCTATGCATTGGTTATTGCACATAATGCACAATTTTTCTGCAAAGATAGTGTAGTACTCTTCCTTTCATGCCTGTCTTTCAACCTTCTTTCCAAAAGGTGGCTGATGCAGAAGAATCTAATTTTATTCTGGAATGAACTCTGCTACTTACAGAGGAGAGACAACCTCAGGATTATCTATGCACATCACACATGATCGCACAAAGTGGGTATCAATAGTAAGACAACAGGGTGAGTATCTAAAATAATGTGATGGGTATTATTAGAATAGCagtataaatttatttgtatatgtttctGGGCCAGGAGTCACTATGCACCTTCCATTCTCCTGCTGCTCATCACCACAACATTGTCCCAGCTctgctagtgattggctaagtgtgcAGCGGATGCTGCTCTGACATCTTGTCTTggaagaaaggaaagaagaaGTGAAGGACTGAAAGGAGCTGCAGGGGGCCAGGGTAGGAAAGCATTTcattttataaaattttaaacaaaaaaagtttGTTGTTTTTTAACTGGAATATCCTTTAAGATATAAATTTCAGACACGCAAAATTctttatttgggggaaaaaaagatgtATAGCGAGGCATTTATCTTCCTGAGGAATCGGATTTTAAGACATGTTAATTTGAATTTTTACATCTGTGCCCGAGTAGTAGATTTTGCAGTTTATAGCAGATAGACCATAACTTTGTGATAATATACTGCTTTATTCTCTGGAAGGGAATGTATTGCTTAGATTATTTTTAATCGGTCTCTATTTTATGactattttttgtacattgttatggggggcagccatcttacctgaactgtttttaacagcattttgtgACATACTCTATGGCAAGTCTCAGACACAGATGACAATAGAAAGGACCtctccccttgagataaatgtgtaACATTACTGAGCAAACTGTGACCAttcaagaggtcattccacatgaAGCTGCTACTGTCTTATGGTGCgctcacacagagatttatctaacagatttttttaagccaaagttagggtggtattacacgaagcgattatcgttcgaataatcgttcaatcggtcgtatttgaacgattatctttaagtgtaatagtagacaacgattaaacgacgaacgattggtcgctggtagtttaataggttttgaatctatttttatcgtttgtcttttacacatcgttcgcacatcgttcgtttgaataagatgtcgttagccgttccctgttcattcgcaaattgaaaggggagtgttcttgaattttgttgctccaatataaccgataatctttccgtgtagtaaaacgaacgattattaggcaaccgctattgcgatcgttggagatcgtttatcgttaatcgttaattgaaaaaaatcgcttcgtgtaataccacccttaggaacagactataaacagggaacaggtcataaaggaaaaattgagatttctccacttttcaaatccattcctggctttggcttcaataacctgtcagattaatctctctgtgtaaactcaccattcTACTCACGTTTTCTGTCTACTGATGTCACCTGTTGCTGTAGGGCTGTACTGATCATTTTACAGCAGTctccttatcacagacagaacaggaattctcatcttagttttagacctaatggtgagaataaaaactgcaacgtCTTAGATTTTAGAATATAGAtatgaaaattaaaaataaagtcACCAAAAACTCTTAAAAATAtgcttaacataaaaacttgatttaaactcACAAAATTTTTGGTATATTAGTTTTTTAAGCTATAAAAACACAATGTATAGATAAAAATCTCATAACTTTTGGATAAGGATTAGGATTATCTTTCTgactatctttctgtgtaaatatgaGAATGAATAACTCAGAATTTCGTATCTCCAAAATGACAAAGTTTTTAAACTAAACTTTCTCCCaccaaaatagaataaaaatattttataacttCTTTTATTTACGTTATGTAACCATTTCATTAATGCACAATCATCTTTGGCCGGGAAGCAAAGAATTTTATAAAAATCAGCAAGTCTAGTCCATCGAAGTAGATCTGGTGATCCATGGCTTTTTTAGCCTAGCCATTTTATCTGCAAatcaggtttttgtttttttaactattgtATATTGTCATTTTGACATCATGCAACACATTTTACAAGTGAGCCTCCACTTGTACATAACAGAATTTCATTTTTACCAGTTCCATATTCCATTATATGTATGTGTTACGCCGAAAACTTCCTACAATTGGGTGAGCTTACTGTAGAGTATCTGTGATGATTTGATTGTAAATTAAAAGATGTATGTTTTTGGTATTTACAAGTTTTTCTATAATTTCTTGTCATTACAGAAATAAATTTTACTTTGTGAGCATGTATTTACACAAATGGTGCTCCTTTTATAGGGTATTAGATTTATGCATAGAAgtggcaatgatttttttttatcaaacatTCACCCAAACcaacaaaaaataacaaaaacccTGAAACGCTTAAAATGTTTTAAACTTTATTGCCAGCCAATATAACAAACAAGCAGAGTTAAATATAAAAAGGCTAACTCCTTTAAACCATATGGTTGTTTTCAGGTATGGCATAAAATcagctatgttaaaaaaaatccaaGACTGGAACCTTAGCTATTTTGATGTTTTTAGAATTGCATTAAAATTCAAGATgcaaaaataaaagaatataGCTAGAAAGCATTCACCAACTCTCTTAACTGGAtaatttgtagaaaaaaaaggcACAGAAAATGTAAACTACATTACAAATAATGTGTTACCCATACACATTGCTAAATACATAAAACACTTTCTTTAACCATTTCAGTAAGAAAGAGCGTCACAAAATCATTATGCCCCTCATAACAAAAAGATTAAAAGTTTGTTTTTCAGTGCATATTTTATAACATTTCCAATGAGAAATATGAAGCAAGTTTAACCAAATGTTATAAAGACAAAAACCAGTATAGTCTACACCATTAGATAGTCAAACCCATTACCGATTAGTTTCCAAAAGTACTACTAACAGACTGGAATGAATAACTGTATGAAGAGGATGATGAAGCATCAAAACTTCCTCGCCGGGACCCACTGCGGGAACCTGAACGAGATCCTGAACGGGATCCAGGTGCTGAAGATACGTTGTATGGGCTACTTATTCCTTTAGAAGATACTGAAGCTGCTTCTAGCATTCTTAGGCCTGTTACATCTTCAACCATTGAACGATCCACTGCTTCTTTATAGGAGATTTTCAGTTTAGTTTTTGGACAGGTCAGAATTTTGGGGTAGTTGCTGACGTCTCGCAGTTTCTGAGCAGCACGACCATCAATGATACCTTTCCGTATAGCTTCTTCTGTTGTTATTCTGGATTGTGTTTCTGGATCGATAAGGCCCCCTGTTAGGTACTGAAACTCAAGGAAACGTTGCCCAGCTTCATATGGCAGCCAGTTTACCTTCATGGCTTCAGCAGCAGATAACTTTTTCTGCCCCCTAACTCCATCAAAACCAGAATATGCTTTCTGAGCTTGCTTCAGCCTGGCTGACATATCCGAATCTATTAAGCCTTGGTTTACGGCATCTTGCAGAGGAACTCTTTGACCAGACGTTGGGTGTATAATGCCACCTGTACATGCCTGTGCTTCAAGTAAACGTTGTCCAGTAATTGTATCAACAATACCACGCTTAATGCCTTCTGAAATTGAGATTTTCTCTAAATTTTCTGTATCAAATATAGCTGCAATAGGACTGGTTTCTTCTAAGGAGTCTGAAAATGAGCCACTTTTAGACCAAGAGCTTGTTCGAAACCTCGGAGAGGACAGGGAATCTTGTCGTGAAGTAGTTAGTACATCATCACTTAGGTTTTTGTTGGAGATCATATCTGCAAATTGAGTAAGGCTTAAAGTACCAGCACGGTATTGTTCAAAGTTGCTTTTGCTTATTATGTTCAAATCTATTGCTTCTTGGACATCATACTGGTTGCCTGTCTTGCGGTCAACAAGCACAACTCTGGTTGAGCCATCTGAACCTGTAGTAGTTATTTCTTCCCACTCACACTCTTGCTCTGAAAGCTCAAGATATGTCTCATAATCAATAAGATTCTTGCTATAAGCTTCTTGTACAGTCATTTCCCGGTTGGTATCTGGGTCAACTATTACCACTCTGCGTTTTCTTGAGGTTTTCTTTTGGGATGCCTGgactaactttttcttttcttttaaaggcAGTAGACAAAGATTGGTTTTCTCATCAACAATGCACCTTTCTTTTAGTTGCAAGTATGTCAGATTTTCTTCTGTGTTGGGATCAAAAAAGCCTTTGGTGTCATCAGTAGGATCTGAAAGGATGTCATTCAATTCTTTGTTAAAATATCCACGTTTATATGCAACATCAACTGGTAAACGATGACTAGCTTTTGGATCAATAATTCCACCAGTTGCAATCTGAGCTTCCAGCAAGCGGATACCATGTCCCTTTTCAATAAGCTCCTTGTTCATAGCCTGAAATAGGGAAATAATGTTTCCAGTTTCTGGGTCTTTGTAGCCAGTTACAGCTCTTTCTGCAGACAATAGTTTTTCTTTAAATTCAATTCCAACAAGTCCTCTTCTGTAAGCTTCTTCCACTGTAAGTCTTAGATTATTTACGGGATCTACTATGAACCCTGTTGCTGCTTGTGCTTCCAGTAGTTCCAATGTGGTTCCAGGTCTAAGCAATCCTTTTTTCATTGCATCATAGATTCCTAGTTTTTCTTTTGTAGCTTCATTGTAGATACCAGCAATACAACTGGATCCCTGCAGAAAATCTTTAATTCTTTCACTGACTTCTTCTACAGAAATCTGCCCAGATTCTAGTTGATCTACTGTAGAAGAGCGAATAATGCCTGACTCTACTAACTCTGTCAAAGGTACTTGATGTCTAATACCTTGGAATGAAAGGCTTTTCTTCATTACTGGGAGCAAAAGTAGTCCAGTGTGAGGTTCAACTCTGCATTTTTGCCTAAGCTGTGCATAACTGACATTCTTCTTAGTGACTGGTTCTATGTAAAACTTTCCTTCTTCATTGGGGTCATTGAGAGATCTTTGTATATCGCGATCAATCAAGCCACGTGATAATGCAACATCAATTGGCACAAAGACACTGTTTACTGGGTCGACTATTCCTCCTGCAGCCACTTGAGCTTCTAAAAGTCGCAAGCCAACTTCTCGACTAACCAAATTTTTCTTGATAGCTTCTGCAAGGGATACAATTTTTCCTGAGAAAGGGTCTTTAAAGCCTGTGACAGCTTTTTCTGCAGTATAAATGGCCTCTCTGTCTGGAAAATCGATGAGGTCTCTAGCTACAGCATTGTCTACTGATAGCTTTTCGTTCCTTTGTATGTCTAATATTCCTCCTGTTGCAGCTTGGGCTTCTAGAAGCATGACTGTGCTCTCAGGTGAGATTAGTTTCTTTCTCTTTGCTTCCACAAATGAATATTTTTCTTTAGGTGTTACCGACACTCCAGCAATTGCACCAGCACCTTTCAAGAAGGGTTCAATTTCAGCGGCGACTTCTTCCAGTGTTCTCTggccttttattaatttttcatatGTAGACTTTGTTATTACTTGGCATTCCAGAAGTTGATGTGCTGTAACTTTTTTCCTCAGACCATCAAAAATGAACTTGGATGCATCGATTGACATGTCTTCCTCAGTTTGAATCTGCTTACTTGATGATATGGGTCGTCTCCTAAGATTGTCCAGTTCTCTTTCTAGAGCAAGGCGTTGATTTTCAAAATCTACCTGAGTCATTCGCTGTGTCTCCTCTATTTTCCGCCTGTATCGCTCTTCAATAGACCTAATCTCTGCTTGCAATCTTTCAATTTCAGTTTTGTATGAAACCTTTTCTCGTTCACTTCTCTCCCAATCACTTTCGATCCTCTTCACATCTTCCTCCTTGCGGGTGTATTGGGTCCTCCACTGATTAAGGTCATTTCGAATTTGCTGTTTCTCCTCTTCCAGCCGTTGCTTATTGCGTGTTTCTGCATCTAATGTGGCCTTTGCACGGCTTAGTTCATCCTCAAGACGTTGCAACCTTGTTCTGTCTTGTTCCAAAagttttattttcattaaaagaCTTTCTTTTTCTTGAACTATTTCAGAGCATTTCATACTAGAATCCTGTATCTTACTAGTGGCCTACAACAAAGATAGAAATACAAAGAAAAGATTGTTTATTGTCATAATCCGCCTAATTCACCCTGAAAAATTTAATCACACTTAAACTAATACTAGTATCAGCTTCATTTAGATGTGATAAAATATTTAATTATATAATGAAGTACAAACTATATAGTTGGCTATAATCCCATACCACTCGAATGAGCTGCATTAGTGTAATTATAGAGTAAGAACATGGCTACATTTGGTCATTACAGGCTAGAGGAGATTTTGTTACTGATTATTTTTTCTAAAATTGGTCTAAAAACGGAAAcagacaaaaacaataaaaagtttaCATACTGAAAGGCAAATTTAATAAGAACATACTCTGATTAACTGACATTTGAGACAGGTAATACATGTGATTAGAACATGAACACAAAGTTAGTGAAGACTTAATAGATCAAATAAAATCACAACGTACACAAAGAGAAAAGTTTAATAAGATTGACAGTTTTTATAGACTTGGTCATATTAGAAGTTACAGAAAAGGTTTTATTAGTTGCTTCAATATTGTAGATTAAATAAGTGCACATATTGCTTActaaatacatttttaatatttttgttctctttaatattaatataataaataCATGCATATATAAAAGCTAATAGCTGCCATGCCTAAATAAAATAAGAATAGAATAAGTGCTCAGCATATCTAAATGCAACTGTCCCTGcattaaatattatattataatattaggTTTTATTTGGGATTTAACTTTATATCGGGTACTCATTAGTTAATGTTAGTAATTAATTATATAGTTTAAGTGCTttttgtcattaaaaataatCAAATTGATCCTAATTGGAAAGCTATTTAAACTAAACTTTGTGTATGAAGCTTCCAGAACAAGTTGATGCCCACTTTCTACATAGTAGGAAAACCCAAAAGTTAGGTTTTCTCAAGTAAGAAATCCCCCTATTCTGGAAATTATGAATCCAATTAAAGTGTTACTAGAAGTTAATTACATGTGTTAGGTCACTGAACGATTAAATTACGGGACAGAAAACATATTAAAAGGAAATTTATGTGAGTACCTCTAGTGCTTGCTTTTGGAATTTTTCAATTTCCTGTCTCAAATTTTGCCTCTCTTTCTGCAATTCATTTATTAGGCCCTGTAGCTCCAAAGATCGcttgttgctgatttgcagctGGTTCTTTAGCTCTGTAatagttgcatttttttcaccatccacttcatttttgcacttcttCACTTCCTCATATTCCAGTCTAACATAACGCAGCTCTTCTTCCAACCTCAAATGCTCTTTAGTCAGATTTTCTGTTATTGACTGCAGCCTTTCTATCTCTATTTTACTTTCATTTAGGCTTCTGTTTCGCTCTTCAATTGTTTTCTGCAGGTGCTCGTTTCTTATATGAGCCTGCCTTAAGTTTTCTTGTTCTACGTGTAACTGGCGACGTAGGCTTTCCACTTCAGCTACAAGTTTACTCAGCTCATCAATATTTCTCTGCTGGTCTCTGAGCTGACCATCTAAAGACTCTCTCTGTTGTCTTAAGTCATCTTCTGTTTGCCTTTTGATTATTGTAATTTGTTCTACTTGTTGTGTTAGAGTTGTAATCTTTTTCAACTGTTCACTATTAGTTCTTCTAAGAGCCTCTAACTCTTCttctaactttttattttttgcatgttCATCTGTAGCAATTCTTTTTTGCCTGTTTATCTCTTCCTCAAGTTtatatttttgtgtctgtaaCTCTTTAAGATTGACTTGAAGTCTGCTTATTTCATTTTCTCGCCCTTGTTTTTCTACTGACAGTTTTTCATAGTCTGATTTAAGCCTTATTAATTCTTGCTCCTGAATCCTTAACTTGCTTATGGTCTCTGTGGCAGAATTGTTGGCTTTCTGTAGGTCAAAGTGGGTCCTTTGTACTTTGACATGCTCTTCTTCAAGTTTTTTCCTTTGCTCTGTTTCAATCTCAATAACCTTTTTCAGTCTTTCAATTTCCTTATTGCGTTCCTGAATTGTTTTGGCAGCATCGTCTAGGgcttttttatttctttgctCCTCCTCAGATTTTTGCATGGTAAGTTGCCTCAGTTCAATCTCGAGTTGTTGCTTCCTTTGAGTGAGCTCTGTTGTAAATGATTTCTGCTGGTGAACATCGTCCtctgtttttttaaaattatttgtcATTTGTGTCAGAGAGGTCTTCAGCCTGTTCACCTCTGCCATCAAGTCTCGTTTCTCCCTTGTTAGATTATCTATCTGTTGGTTTAATCCAGTGATGTTATCTTCTTTTTGAATACTTAATTCGTGGATGGTGGTTTTTGTAATATTAATTTCTGTCTCATACTTGTTTCTTAAACTTATAAGCTGATCGTCATAATTGTTTCTTACCTTTACAAGCTCGTTTTCATATTGTCTCTGGCGTGCAGCCTCCTCTTGAAGTTGGTACTTCATCTTGTCAATCTCACTGTTTCTATCCTGAATTGTCCTACTGGCTTCTTCTAACGATAACTTATATCTTGCAACTTCTTCTGAGTGATTGCTAATAACCCTTTGTAATTCCTTTTCTAATTGCTGCTTACGTTGAGTGAGGTCAGACCCTGAGGCTCTCTGCTGAAGAGCATCATCTTCTGCCCTCCTCCGCTGTTCATTTGTTTGGACAATGGTCTCATTGAGTCGGGTGATTTCTTGGGTAAGATCTCTATTCTCTCTTGCTAATTTCTCAAGTTGGGCTCTTAATTCATATGTGTCTTCTTCCTTCTGAACGGTTATTTGCTGG contains these protein-coding regions:
- the DSP gene encoding desmoplakin isoform X1, whose product is MSINGGSHTRINTLGRLTRAESGPDLSGRYEMNNHHKMVVGGGGGGMMPQKTYYIQQSYSEHTGDGYGQSGTMSRRPNTVQDILQHISDSLIRAELIAAPELKYGDGSQLVRNRELEECLGAAHEEMEMVEGLIREMRIMGQPCDSYHRKLLQLYDQMRALEKAIHGPRIRKGSKGGGFSSQSGSGWDDYTKRITTETLNHIRQQRRQLEIVDWGFDATSVEQQIGNHRKFHNAIADYRWELDKIKADLREKGAIYQLEEEYDALLKLSFERMDQLRQLQNIIQATSREIMWINDREEEELVYDWSDKNTDIPRKQEAFSKLMSQLEVKEKELNKLKQESDQLIANQHPASDKIEAYMDTLQTQWSWILQITKCIDVHLKENAAYFQFFDEAQSTQTYLTNLQDTIRKKYPCDKGMPLARVLEMIKDLEKERDKINEYKRQVQNLVNKSKKIVQLKPRNPDYKRDKPIVLKALCDYKQDQKVIHKGDECILKNNSQRSKWNVTGPGGLDMVVPSVSLIIPPPNPGAVDFSSKIEQFYEAILALWNQLYINMKSLVSWHYCMLDIEKIRAMTLDKLKTMRQEEYQKVVTDLDIHYQEFMRNSQGSNMFGDEDKRKMHTRFSDAQKHYQTLVVQLPTYQTKETFMKTRPPPQLNSIERVEILPQTAPNVKGSSISNISNISTTTTVVDNDRLKQENWLLLELQKIRQQMEIHETRLLQRNVYNVDQDTFRDFSYRINDIESLKGEGQNLSAQLSKIKDMILNLKDSDKSMYLQSELNALSKKMENIHGFSADHLERLHSLKILLQSILHIEDLIKVYEARLTEEETISLDPAKVEAYRNALKKMKAELEQKKSQLISLDTDLKKTLQINDRVLQAYPYCEVDLSKFSDKANQLTERWHRIEKEIDDRSWELEKQGKQLGNYREMYQSLSKWIGETKQKLDILESAKLSDAHTVARYLNDQKNMNVEIQGKREKVEEVMKTADQCASSIKDYELQLASYSSGLETLLNIPIKRTVVQSPAVVVLQEASDIQARYIELLTRGNDFYRLLHEMSKSMEDLKMKNTRIELLEEELRLARDANSDNSQKNKFLDHNLQKFQMECTEYKSKLLSLEDMKRKAEMEGSSAKQNLEKCYSQITELNEKITRLTYEIDDEKRRRKALEDRCEVQKNEFDQVHQKRQNEFDIINRQKIETDKLIKEKEYEIERLRVLLQDEAQRKRDYENELSKVRKQYSDEISSLRNKYESEINITKTTIQQITVQKEEDTYELRAQLEKLARENRDLTQEITRLNETIVQTNEQRRRAEDDALQQRASGSDLTQRKQQLEKELQRVISNHSEEVARYKLSLEEASRTIQDRNSEIDKMKYQLQEEAARQRQYENELVKVRNNYDDQLISLRNKYETEINITKTTIHELSIQKEDNITGLNQQIDNLTREKRDLMAEVNRLKTSLTQMTNNFKKTEDDVHQQKSFTTELTQRKQQLEIELRQLTMQKSEEEQRNKKALDDAAKTIQERNKEIERLKKVIEIETEQRKKLEEEHVKVQRTHFDLQKANNSATETISKLRIQEQELIRLKSDYEKLSVEKQGRENEISRLQVNLKELQTQKYKLEEEINRQKRIATDEHAKNKKLEEELEALRRTNSEQLKKITTLTQQVEQITIIKRQTEDDLRQQRESLDGQLRDQQRNIDELSKLVAEVESLRRQLHVEQENLRQAHIRNEHLQKTIEERNRSLNESKIEIERLQSITENLTKEHLRLEEELRYVRLEYEEVKKCKNEVDGEKNATITELKNQLQISNKRSLELQGLINELQKERQNLRQEIEKFQKQALEATSKIQDSSMKCSEIVQEKESLLMKIKLLEQDRTRLQRLEDELSRAKATLDAETRNKQRLEEEKQQIRNDLNQWRTQYTRKEEDVKRIESDWERSEREKVSYKTEIERLQAEIRSIEERYRRKIEETQRMTQVDFENQRLALERELDNLRRRPISSSKQIQTEEDMSIDASKFIFDGLRKKVTAHQLLECQVITKSTYEKLIKGQRTLEEVAAEIEPFLKGAGAIAGVSVTPKEKYSFVEAKRKKLISPESTVMLLEAQAATGGILDIQRNEKLSVDNAVARDLIDFPDREAIYTAEKAVTGFKDPFSGKIVSLAEAIKKNLVSREVGLRLLEAQVAAGGIVDPVNSVFVPIDVALSRGLIDRDIQRSLNDPNEEGKFYIEPVTKKNVSYAQLRQKCRVEPHTGLLLLPVMKKSLSFQGIRHQVPLTELVESGIIRSSTVDQLESGQISVEEVSERIKDFLQGSSCIAGIYNEATKEKLGIYDAMKKGLLRPGTTLELLEAQAATGFIVDPVNNLRLTVEEAYRRGLVGIEFKEKLLSAERAVTGYKDPETGNIISLFQAMNKELIEKGHGIRLLEAQIATGGIIDPKASHRLPVDVAYKRGYFNKELNDILSDPTDDTKGFFDPNTEENLTYLQLKERCIVDEKTNLCLLPLKEKKKLVQASQKKTSRKRRVVIVDPDTNREMTVQEAYSKNLIDYETYLELSEQECEWEEITTTGSDGSTRVVLVDRKTGNQYDVQEAIDLNIISKSNFEQYRAGTLSLTQFADMISNKNLSDDVLTTSRQDSLSSPRFRTSSWSKSGSFSDSLEETSPIAAIFDTENLEKISISEGIKRGIVDTITGQRLLEAQACTGGIIHPTSGQRVPLQDAVNQGLIDSDMSARLKQAQKAYSGFDGVRGQKKLSAAEAMKVNWLPYEAGQRFLEFQYLTGGLIDPETQSRITTEEAIRKGIIDGRAAQKLRDVSNYPKILTCPKTKLKISYKEAVDRSMVEDVTGLRMLEAASVSSKGISSPYNVSSAPGSRSGSRSGSRSGSRRGSFDASSSSSYSYSFQSVSSTFGN